One genomic window of Tribolium castaneum strain GA2 chromosome 10, icTriCast1.1, whole genome shotgun sequence includes the following:
- the LOC103314516 gene encoding transmembrane protein 199 — translation MNTGPITNPSIHIKPSKSLCDFISTLKVSPDIPLGVANILYKNKVKQDSNSKPADFKYLLTGEDRQFIKSLKLNSKIDITKLPLSEEAIIHKNDKLLNLQDLHWLYDYIQKENEGKADKKYLHILLEGSEIILPKNSEIPRNAELEKRCERLRASQQNKAYNNMTKNVDNVRRKHPEDTISYQMKQMNRHLIAIGQFIISVLAGFAFGFIGLELLLGSLDFGFRLLLGIICALTIALAELYFLAKKLNEDLKFETVAEAKKKGTKLD, via the exons ACCAATAACCAACCCTTCTATTCATATAAAACCATCAAAGTCACTCTGTGACTTCATAAGCACTTTGAAAGTGTCTCCCGATATTCCATTAGGTGTAGCTAACAttctttacaaaaacaaagtgAAGCAAGATTCGAATAGTAAACCAGcagattttaaatatttgttaacTGGAGAAGATCGCCAGTTTATAAAATCGCTAAAACTCAATTCTAAAATTGACATTACAAAgttgcctttatccgaagaaGCAATAATTCACAAGAATGATAAGCTCTTGAATTTGCAAGATCTGCATTGGTTGTACGATTACATCCAAAAAGAAAATGAGGGTAAAGCAGACAAGAAATACCTTCACATACTTCTTGAAGGTTCAGAGATTATTTTGCCCAAAAACAGTGAAATACCACGCAATGCAGAACTAGAAAAACGTTGTGAACGATTGAGAGCCTCACAGCAAAATAAAGCTTACAACAACATGACAAAAAACGTTGATAATGTGAGGCGAAAGCATCCAGAAGACACAATTTCGTACCAAA TGAAACAAATGAATCGCCACTTGATTGCTATTGGTCAGTTCATTATCTCAGTCCTTGCTGGATTTGCGTTTGGATTCATTGGGTTGGAATTGCTGCTAGGAAGTCTGGATTTTGGATTTAGACTGCTTTTAGGGATTATTTGTGCGTTAACTATAGCACTCGCCGAATTGTACTTCTTAGCTAAGAAACTTAACGAAGATTTGAAGTTTGAAACCGTCGCTGAAGCTAAGAAAAAAGGGACGAAACTGGATTAA